One Thermodesulfobacteriota bacterium DNA window includes the following coding sequences:
- a CDS encoding hemolysin family protein, with product MELEILLILVLIVLNGIFSAGEISTISVQKSKLKSMVKEKKDKAAEMVLNTRENPEKFLSSVQIGITLFGTLASSLSGIIAVERLKPFLKPYFGAFSESVSLAIAVIFMTYLFLVFGELVPKSIALSYRERVAKKTVPFILFTSKLFFFFVALLSLSTKAVLKLFHIKNTDDSISEGEIKLMIEESRRKGVIDKTEEEIFHGVFKFAKKSVKEIMVPKPRVYSVDLKSSPDEILNYIVENEFSRYPVYQDDKDNIVGVVYYKDIMREVQKTGTFHLEKIMKKPYFVPDTMEISKLFKEMQRRHIHMAIVVNEYGINVGIVSLEDIMEEIFGEIMDETDVEEDIERLKNGSYMVDGSTAIEDINEALKLDLPESPDYETVGGFILKSLGEIPKGGEVLLHGKFKLTVLGTDGRRILKVKIEPIE from the coding sequence ATGGAACTTGAGATTCTCCTTATCCTTGTTTTAATAGTCCTAAACGGCATATTTTCCGCAGGTGAGATATCGACTATCTCCGTCCAAAAAAGCAAACTCAAATCAATGGTAAAAGAAAAGAAGGACAAAGCTGCGGAGATGGTCCTTAACACTAGGGAAAATCCAGAAAAATTTTTGTCTTCCGTGCAAATTGGGATAACACTATTTGGGACTTTGGCATCCTCGCTTTCTGGTATTATTGCTGTTGAAAGACTCAAACCCTTCCTCAAACCTTACTTTGGAGCTTTTTCTGAGTCAGTTTCGCTTGCCATCGCAGTGATTTTCATGACCTATCTCTTTTTAGTATTTGGGGAGCTTGTTCCAAAATCTATAGCTCTAAGTTACAGAGAGAGGGTCGCAAAAAAGACGGTCCCTTTTATCCTCTTTACATCAAAGCTCTTCTTCTTTTTTGTCGCTCTTTTGAGCCTTTCCACAAAGGCAGTGCTTAAACTTTTCCACATCAAAAATACAGACGATAGCATAAGCGAAGGAGAGATAAAGCTTATGATCGAAGAGAGCAGGCGAAAGGGGGTTATAGACAAAACCGAGGAAGAGATCTTTCACGGTGTTTTCAAATTTGCAAAAAAGTCGGTAAAGGAGATAATGGTTCCCAAGCCAAGGGTTTACAGTGTTGACTTAAAAAGTTCTCCGGATGAGATTCTAAACTACATAGTGGAAAACGAATTTTCCCGTTACCCCGTATATCAAGACGACAAAGACAATATAGTTGGGGTTGTTTACTATAAAGACATAATGAGGGAAGTTCAAAAAACCGGTACCTTCCATCTCGAAAAGATAATGAAAAAACCGTACTTCGTTCCAGATACCATGGAGATAAGCAAGCTTTTCAAGGAAATGCAGAGAAGGCACATCCACATGGCCATAGTCGTCAACGAGTATGGGATAAACGTGGGGATAGTCTCACTAGAGGATATCATGGAGGAGATCTTCGGAGAGATAATGGACGAGACGGATGTGGAAGAGGACATAGAGAGGTTGAAAAACGGCTCCTACATGGTTGATGGTTCAACCGCAATAGAAGATATAAACGAAGCGCTAAAACTGGACCTGCCCGAATCGCCAGACTATGAAACTGTGGGAGGTTTTATATTAAAAAGCCTCGGAGAGATACCGAAGGGGGGAGAGGTCCTTTTACACGGGAAATTTAAACTTACAGTGCTAGGCACTGATGGAAGGCGAATTTTAAAAGTCAAGATAGAACCGATCGAATGA
- a CDS encoding ABC transporter substrate-binding protein — MKSLRFAILLIFLISAFAYAKETVKIGLIAPLTGDVKTFGESARNGFMLACEEYKEKGKYRLETQIADDKNDPTEGTNAALKLITQDKVRGIVGPLTSKVAIPVSEVANNNRVPMVTGTATNPKVTVQDGKRKPYVFRACFIDPFQGSVAATFALNELKAKQAAVLYDVGNDYSKGLAEFFSEKFKKGGGKIVAYESYQKDDVDFSALITKIALKKPDVIFLPDYYNKVGLIAKQIREKGLKSVLIGGDGWDSPELLKIAKDAIVGGYFTNHYSPERKDPVAEKFIKKYKEKHNTVPDALAALTYDATSILLKAIDSAKSLEGEEIRKALVAMKNFDGVTGRINFDKNGDAVKSVVILKIEKDRIQYVTTINP, encoded by the coding sequence ATGAAATCTTTAAGGTTTGCCATTCTTTTAATTTTTTTAATTTCGGCTTTTGCGTATGCTAAAGAGACTGTCAAAATCGGTCTTATAGCGCCCCTTACAGGAGACGTAAAAACTTTCGGCGAATCGGCAAGGAATGGTTTTATGCTTGCTTGCGAAGAATACAAAGAGAAGGGAAAGTATAGGCTTGAAACCCAAATAGCTGACGACAAGAACGATCCGACCGAGGGAACCAACGCAGCATTAAAGCTCATAACTCAAGACAAGGTCCGAGGCATTGTTGGTCCATTAACATCCAAGGTTGCTATCCCTGTAAGTGAGGTTGCTAACAATAACAGAGTTCCGATGGTAACCGGAACTGCCACTAACCCTAAAGTCACTGTTCAGGACGGAAAGAGAAAGCCTTACGTTTTCCGCGCCTGTTTTATTGATCCTTTCCAAGGGAGTGTGGCCGCAACCTTCGCCCTCAACGAACTAAAAGCTAAGCAGGCGGCAGTCCTTTACGATGTTGGGAACGATTACTCGAAGGGGCTTGCGGAATTTTTCAGCGAAAAATTTAAGAAAGGAGGCGGAAAAATTGTAGCCTACGAATCCTACCAAAAAGATGACGTCGATTTTTCCGCCCTTATCACGAAGATCGCACTGAAAAAGCCTGACGTCATATTCCTTCCCGATTACTACAACAAGGTGGGTCTTATCGCAAAGCAGATAAGGGAAAAGGGTCTTAAATCAGTCCTCATAGGTGGAGATGGTTGGGACTCCCCCGAGCTTTTAAAGATAGCGAAGGATGCGATAGTGGGGGGTTATTTTACAAATCACTACTCTCCCGAGAGGAAGGACCCTGTTGCAGAAAAGTTCATAAAGAAATATAAAGAGAAGCATAACACTGTTCCGGACGCCCTTGCCGCTTTAACCTACGACGCTACTTCTATCCTTCTTAAAGCCATAGACAGTGCCAAAAGTTTAGAGGGAGAAGAGATTAGAAAGGCACTGGTTGCTATGAAGAACTTTGACGGTGTAACGGGAAGGATAAATTTTGATAAAAATGGAGACGCCGTGAAATCCGTAGTTATCCTTAAAATAGAAAAAGACAGGATCCAGTACGTAACAACGATTAATCCCTAA
- a CDS encoding DUF58 domain-containing protein, which translates to MIDATLLGFMGVSGFFGKRNLEKIEIKIETPDEIFAKTPFFVRLTVMNKKRFLASLLLRIHVGDKEILFPIIERNSTKTKEFTYLCEKRGLNRLHPIYLSSVFPFNFFTRYKPIGKVKEFLVFPEPKKADIGSSSEGRDSKDPKYQSPYGFDDEILSLRDYVHGDPIKLVHWKASAKTGQLKIKNVASSHNHPIIIDFDRVPIEDIEERLKAVAYEIVEGRRNNRPVGLKINGRIYDPSYARDSTLTMLKELALYGQT; encoded by the coding sequence TTGATCGATGCCACACTTCTAGGCTTTATGGGAGTTTCTGGTTTTTTTGGAAAAAGAAACCTAGAAAAAATCGAAATCAAGATTGAAACTCCCGATGAAATCTTTGCTAAAACACCGTTCTTCGTAAGGCTAACCGTGATGAACAAGAAACGTTTTCTCGCAAGCCTACTTCTTAGAATTCATGTAGGCGATAAAGAGATTCTGTTTCCGATAATCGAAAGAAATAGTACAAAAACAAAAGAATTCACATACCTATGCGAAAAAAGAGGACTCAATAGATTGCACCCAATTTATCTTTCGTCGGTATTCCCGTTTAACTTCTTCACAAGGTATAAGCCTATAGGAAAAGTTAAAGAATTTCTAGTCTTTCCCGAGCCGAAAAAGGCTGACATAGGCTCTAGTTCAGAAGGAAGGGACTCAAAGGACCCAAAATATCAGAGCCCGTACGGTTTTGACGATGAAATTCTATCCCTTCGGGACTATGTTCACGGTGATCCTATAAAACTTGTCCATTGGAAAGCATCGGCAAAGACCGGTCAACTCAAAATCAAAAATGTTGCTTCGAGCCATAACCATCCAATTATTATCGATTTTGATAGAGTACCTATAGAGGACATAGAGGAAAGACTAAAGGCAGTCGCATACGAAATAGTGGAGGGGAGAAGAAATAATAGACCGGTTGGTCTAAAGATAAACGGAAGAATTTATGATCCCAGTTATGCGAGGGACTCAACTTTGACCATGTTGAAGGAACTCGCACTTTATGGACAAACTTAA
- a CDS encoding DUF3488 and transglutaminase-like domain-containing protein: protein MDKLKEVAPDKVVKVLTYLAFFLTLFNVSNHVRTKYLFLSSSLVMASYYFDMKRLYPPRLLLNVLSISVLFFSIMSVNIENVLDQGVNALILLTAIKFLENKRFRDYLQIYVLTLLLFSSKALFAIDLGFLFQMFILFFLLSTSVLLLTLSRETAKVPIPLREFKTFFFFSFLIFTLSIAMGFGLFFVLPRTEYPLFSFLDARYRAKTGIKEHIALGTYERIQEDQSIVFRVKMEKLEDEYLYWRGLVLDHFDGKNWVKRRISKDKYDLYQGGRLLKQTIFIDGEPPYIFALDKPVALISKEAKGKDDYSFALLDFRGEKIRYEVLSELTPVIKDDTKNLKDYLQLPYGLSPKIRAVAKDLCMGLSSDREKIEKIYNFLTSGEYSYSLDDLPVGEDAIERFLFEKKKGNCEFFASAFAIMLRVVGVPSRIVVGFKGGEYSEIGKYYLVRNRDAHSWVEAYVSGVGWVRYDPTPSPSSNVASKDDPLILSRAFMILDLVNYYWLVFFINYDLEKQINLLNTVESSLIRRVFLDLKKKDFIFVLITALFGLASIFVTLNVISILRIPKEKRLVLYLTKKLKKLGYTRKTNEGLEHMAERIKEPKIRTHALQIVREIEMVVYKDQKFTNEGAKKIKDMIKRMEKAIPTSDQRS from the coding sequence ATGGACAAACTTAAAGAGGTGGCACCGGATAAAGTTGTAAAAGTCCTTACGTATCTTGCCTTTTTTTTGACGTTGTTTAATGTCTCAAATCACGTAAGAACCAAATATCTTTTTCTTTCATCATCTCTCGTTATGGCCTCTTATTACTTCGATATGAAAAGGCTTTATCCCCCACGCCTCCTACTCAACGTTCTTTCGATATCGGTCCTTTTCTTTTCGATTATGTCAGTTAATATCGAAAATGTTCTCGATCAAGGTGTAAACGCTTTGATTCTGCTTACAGCCATAAAATTTCTAGAGAATAAAAGATTCAGGGACTATCTGCAGATATACGTTCTTACTCTCCTTCTTTTTTCCTCTAAAGCCCTCTTCGCAATTGACCTAGGTTTTTTATTCCAGATGTTCATTCTGTTTTTCCTTTTAAGCACATCCGTTTTACTTTTAACTTTAAGCAGAGAGACGGCAAAAGTCCCTATTCCTTTAAGAGAATTCAAGACATTTTTTTTCTTCTCTTTTCTCATCTTTACTCTTTCCATCGCTATGGGTTTTGGACTCTTTTTTGTTCTCCCGAGAACTGAGTATCCGCTCTTTTCCTTTCTCGATGCCAGATACAGAGCAAAAACAGGGATAAAGGAGCATATAGCCTTAGGTACTTATGAAAGGATACAAGAAGATCAATCAATTGTATTCCGTGTAAAAATGGAAAAGTTAGAGGACGAGTATCTTTATTGGAGAGGTCTAGTGCTTGATCATTTTGATGGAAAAAACTGGGTCAAAAGAAGGATCTCTAAAGACAAGTACGACCTTTATCAGGGAGGAAGACTTCTCAAGCAGACTATCTTTATTGATGGAGAACCCCCTTATATATTTGCCTTAGACAAACCTGTCGCTCTCATCTCAAAAGAGGCCAAAGGGAAAGATGATTACTCCTTTGCACTTTTGGATTTCAGAGGCGAAAAGATACGATATGAAGTGCTCTCTGAGCTGACACCGGTAATAAAGGATGATACCAAGAATCTGAAGGATTATTTGCAGCTTCCTTACGGGCTTTCTCCTAAGATAAGAGCGGTTGCAAAGGATCTTTGTATGGGTCTTAGCTCAGATCGAGAAAAGATAGAAAAAATCTATAACTTCCTTACGTCCGGTGAGTATTCCTACTCATTGGATGATTTACCAGTTGGAGAAGATGCAATTGAAAGATTCCTATTCGAAAAGAAAAAAGGAAATTGCGAGTTTTTTGCATCGGCTTTTGCAATTATGCTACGGGTTGTTGGTGTTCCATCGAGAATTGTTGTTGGATTCAAAGGTGGGGAGTATAGCGAGATAGGAAAGTACTACTTAGTGAGAAACAGAGATGCCCATAGCTGGGTTGAAGCATATGTGAGTGGGGTAGGTTGGGTAAGATACGATCCAACCCCATCACCAAGTTCAAATGTCGCTTCAAAAGATGATCCCTTAATTCTCAGTAGGGCCTTTATGATTCTTGATTTAGTAAATTATTATTGGCTTGTGTTTTTCATTAACTACGACTTGGAGAAGCAGATAAACCTACTAAATACAGTCGAATCGAGCCTGATAAGGCGCGTCTTTTTGGATTTAAAGAAAAAAGACTTTATTTTTGTTCTAATTACTGCACTTTTTGGTCTGGCCTCCATATTTGTAACGCTGAATGTGATTTCAATATTAAGAATACCGAAAGAAAAAAGACTTGTCCTGTATCTTACAAAAAAACTGAAAAAACTTGGCTACACGAGAAAAACTAATGAAGGGCTTGAACATATGGCCGAAAGAATAAAGGAGCCAAAAATAAGGACACATGCTCTTCAAATTGTAAGGGAAATAGAGATGGTGGTTTACAAGGATCAAAAGTTCACGAACGAAGGAGCGAAAAAGATCAAAGACATGATAAAAAGGATGGAGAAAGCGATACCTACTTCTGATCAGAGATCTTAG
- a CDS encoding glycosyltransferase, which produces MRPLTLVILPSFLGKEAKDDDLPLNRDAFQDVKIVSRANPLEKILKEIRTDYFFVAYEGEKVEISEYGISELLKKIELKDAGIVYSDYICEKKRFQLNDYLLGSCRDDFDFGSLMVFSTEKVRAVLKKYGNLSYEKYGAFYDLRLKLSIDYPIVRVAKPLYEVKAKRLRSPKEAIFFYVDPENLNYQLEMEKIFTRYLKKIGAYIPHERLKTVEDTQWQGPYLATVVIPVKNREKTILEALKSALAQKTDFPFNIIVVDNHSTDRTGEIVDEFSKRHKNITRIVPTSLRLKIGGCWNEAINHPLCGKYAIQLDSDDLYDRSDTLQVLVDNLRKGKYAMVVGSYRTVDEELREIPPYIVDHKEWTETNGHNNLLRVGGIGAPRAFVTRILRKFKFKNLSYGEDYAMALRISREYRIGRIYEPLYMARRWAGNTDSNIDHEGLRVLLSIKDKIRTHELEERIKMCRSDPKISDQK; this is translated from the coding sequence ATGAGGCCTTTAACTTTAGTTATTCTTCCAAGCTTTCTGGGAAAAGAGGCCAAAGATGACGATTTACCTCTAAATAGAGATGCCTTCCAGGATGTCAAAATTGTAAGTCGGGCCAACCCTTTGGAGAAAATTTTAAAAGAGATAAGGACCGATTACTTTTTTGTGGCCTACGAGGGAGAAAAAGTTGAGATCTCTGAGTATGGGATCTCAGAACTATTAAAGAAGATTGAACTCAAAGATGCAGGCATTGTTTATTCTGATTACATTTGCGAAAAAAAGAGATTCCAATTAAACGACTACCTTCTCGGAAGTTGTCGAGATGATTTCGATTTTGGAAGTCTTATGGTTTTTTCAACGGAGAAGGTAAGGGCCGTCCTTAAAAAGTACGGAAATTTAAGTTACGAAAAGTATGGCGCATTTTACGATCTAAGACTCAAGCTATCGATCGATTATCCCATAGTTAGAGTTGCAAAACCCCTCTACGAGGTGAAAGCGAAAAGATTGAGATCTCCAAAAGAGGCCATCTTTTTCTATGTCGACCCTGAGAACCTTAATTACCAACTGGAGATGGAGAAAATCTTTACGCGTTATTTAAAAAAGATAGGGGCTTACATCCCGCATGAGAGACTAAAAACTGTTGAGGATACCCAGTGGCAGGGGCCTTACTTAGCCACCGTTGTAATACCTGTGAAGAACAGGGAAAAGACAATATTAGAGGCCCTAAAAAGCGCTTTGGCGCAAAAGACTGACTTTCCGTTTAACATAATCGTAGTCGATAACCACTCTACCGATAGAACAGGAGAAATCGTAGACGAGTTTTCGAAAAGACACAAAAACATCACAAGGATCGTTCCCACATCTTTGCGCCTAAAAATTGGAGGGTGCTGGAATGAGGCAATAAACCATCCTCTATGTGGAAAGTATGCGATACAACTTGACTCGGACGACCTCTACGACCGATCTGACACTCTTCAGGTTCTCGTAGATAATTTAAGAAAGGGAAAGTATGCCATGGTTGTGGGATCCTATAGGACAGTAGACGAGGAACTACGGGAGATTCCACCTTATATCGTAGATCACAAAGAATGGACAGAGACCAACGGACACAATAATCTTCTCAGGGTTGGCGGTATTGGAGCGCCGAGGGCATTTGTGACGCGTATTCTCAGGAAATTCAAGTTTAAAAATCTCTCTTACGGTGAAGACTACGCCATGGCCCTTCGGATATCCAGGGAGTACAGAATCGGTAGGATCTATGAACCTTTATACATGGCAAGAAGGTGGGCAGGCAATACGGATTCGAACATAGATCACGAAGGACTGAGGGTTCTTTTAAGCATAAAAGACAAAATAAGGACACATGAACTAGAAGAGAGGATAAAAATGTGTAGGTCCGATCCTAAGATCTCTGATCAGAAGTAG
- a CDS encoding branched-chain amino acid ABC transporter permease, with protein sequence METLLYILDQCVNGLQLGSVYALIALGYTMVYGVLRLINFAHGDVFMVGAFTGYFLLAKTKIPLFLVFFITMLVTSILGYSIEKIAYKPLRNAPRISLLITAVGVSLFLEYFLSLKQMFGPDYIAFPRPFEVKAYNLKIVSITNVQVTIFFTTFLSLVALYILVYKTKYGRAMRAISEDREVASIMGIDVDRIISFTFVVGASLAGIGGILYGIAYPQINVFMGIMPGIKSFIAAVLGGIGAIHGAVLGGLVIGVSEVFVSAFISSTLRDAFIFLILIFVLLIRPNGFFGRIVEKV encoded by the coding sequence ATGGAAACGCTTCTCTACATCCTTGATCAGTGTGTAAACGGGCTTCAGCTCGGCTCCGTTTACGCACTGATCGCTTTGGGCTACACGATGGTCTACGGGGTTCTAAGGCTCATAAATTTTGCGCATGGTGACGTTTTTATGGTTGGAGCGTTTACCGGCTATTTTTTGCTGGCGAAGACAAAGATCCCGCTTTTTTTAGTCTTTTTCATCACCATGCTTGTAACGTCAATTCTAGGTTATTCGATTGAAAAGATAGCCTATAAACCTTTAAGAAATGCTCCGAGAATCTCTCTACTTATCACAGCTGTTGGTGTTTCCCTTTTTCTTGAGTATTTTTTAAGTCTTAAGCAGATGTTCGGACCTGACTATATCGCCTTTCCAAGGCCTTTCGAGGTGAAGGCCTATAACTTAAAAATCGTAAGTATCACGAACGTCCAGGTAACGATTTTTTTTACCACGTTTTTGTCCCTGGTTGCTCTTTACATCCTTGTTTATAAAACAAAATATGGGCGAGCTATGAGGGCCATCTCAGAGGACAGAGAAGTAGCCTCCATTATGGGTATAGATGTGGATAGGATAATCTCTTTTACGTTTGTTGTGGGTGCATCTCTTGCGGGAATCGGAGGCATCTTATATGGGATCGCCTATCCCCAGATAAACGTTTTCATGGGAATTATGCCCGGAATAAAATCCTTTATAGCAGCAGTATTAGGAGGAATAGGAGCGATCCATGGCGCAGTCCTCGGTGGACTGGTGATAGGAGTATCTGAGGTTTTTGTTTCTGCCTTCATATCGTCGACTTTGAGGGATGCGTTCATTTTCCTCATTCTTATTTTTGTCCTTCTTATAAGGCCCAACGGGTTTTTCGGAAGAATCGTGGAAAAAGTATGA
- a CDS encoding ABC transporter ATP-binding protein, with protein MNILEVVNVKKSFGGLRAVDRVSFSVKKGEVFGIMGPNGAGKTTLFNLITGIYRAEEGSIKFKGLELGGLKPYAIARLGISRTFQNLRLFKNLTVYENVSLGAFAKSNYSLFSALFRTYSYLKKEKEAEKKVDEILDFFGLLKKKDTIASSLPYGEQRKLELARALITEPELILADEPGAGMNPKEISDLSKLLLEIRDRYSLTIIIIEHQMDLLMRISERIMVMDFGEKIMEGKPEEVRRDRRVIEAYLGRNFDA; from the coding sequence ATGAACATCCTTGAAGTTGTCAATGTTAAAAAGAGTTTCGGAGGGTTAAGGGCTGTGGATAGGGTGAGCTTCTCCGTAAAGAAAGGAGAAGTATTTGGAATAATGGGTCCCAACGGAGCCGGAAAGACTACGCTTTTTAACTTGATAACGGGGATTTATAGAGCAGAGGAAGGTTCAATCAAGTTCAAGGGCTTAGAACTTGGAGGGCTTAAACCGTATGCAATTGCGCGTCTTGGAATTTCAAGAACATTCCAAAATTTGAGGCTTTTTAAAAATTTAACTGTCTATGAAAACGTTTCACTAGGGGCATTCGCCAAAAGCAATTACAGTCTTTTCTCCGCCCTTTTTAGAACATACTCGTATTTGAAAAAAGAGAAAGAGGCTGAAAAGAAAGTAGATGAAATTTTGGATTTCTTCGGTCTACTCAAAAAAAAAGATACGATTGCGTCAAGCCTTCCATATGGCGAGCAGAGAAAGCTAGAGCTAGCAAGGGCACTGATCACTGAACCGGAGCTTATTTTAGCAGATGAACCTGGTGCGGGAATGAACCCGAAAGAGATTTCTGATCTCAGTAAACTCCTTCTAGAGATTAGAGATAGATACTCTCTCACGATCATTATTATTGAGCACCAGATGGACTTGTTGATGAGAATATCGGAAAGGATCATGGTTATGGATTTCGGTGAGAAAATCATGGAGGGTAAACCCGAAGAGGTAAGGAGGGATAGAAGGGTTATAGAAGCATATCTTGGAAGAAACTTCGATGCTTGA
- a CDS encoding branched-chain amino acid ABC transporter permease, whose amino-acid sequence MKLFSEAKSTLVKIIVIYASLKLLFLTGWVSPYIQQIIIYATIVMIAAQGLNVIYGYTGQFSLGHAAFYGIGGYVSAFITKSLSIDGSLYFIPIVIISGLVSGACACLIGIPILRLKEDFLAIATLGFGTLVRVLLDNSDRVIEVLGGSRGFSGIPKLTTLEISFFFATVLHIMTRNLVSSSYGLFLKSIKEDELASLSLGINTPRMKLLAFTYGCFLAGCGGALYANLYCFLHPSNFDILRSIDFLMIVIIGGMGSINGTVYVSLLWVGFIEGLRIILPDEVLELRWVFIPIFLILIMMFRPQGILGKKYG is encoded by the coding sequence ATGAAACTTTTCAGCGAGGCAAAAAGTACATTAGTTAAAATTATCGTAATATACGCGTCTTTAAAGCTTCTTTTTCTCACCGGATGGGTCAGCCCATACATTCAGCAGATAATCATTTACGCCACAATAGTTATGATTGCAGCCCAAGGTCTTAATGTTATTTACGGATATACGGGCCAATTCTCGCTAGGACATGCGGCCTTTTATGGAATAGGCGGATATGTGAGTGCCTTTATTACTAAGTCATTGAGCATCGACGGATCGTTATATTTTATCCCAATCGTCATCATTTCTGGTCTTGTAAGTGGAGCATGTGCTTGTCTTATAGGCATACCCATATTGAGGCTTAAAGAGGATTTTTTAGCAATTGCCACTTTGGGTTTTGGAACACTCGTTAGAGTACTCCTTGATAATTCCGACAGGGTTATAGAAGTTTTGGGAGGATCGAGAGGGTTCTCTGGGATTCCAAAATTGACCACTCTGGAAATATCGTTCTTTTTTGCCACAGTTTTACATATTATGACCCGCAATCTAGTCAGTTCTTCATACGGCCTTTTCTTAAAATCGATAAAGGAGGATGAGCTTGCCTCCCTATCTTTGGGGATCAATACTCCCAGGATGAAGTTACTCGCTTTCACATACGGGTGCTTTCTTGCGGGATGCGGAGGTGCGCTTTATGCGAATCTTTACTGTTTTCTCCATCCTTCCAATTTTGACATTCTAAGATCGATCGATTTTCTCATGATAGTGATAATAGGAGGGATGGGAAGCATAAATGGAACGGTATACGTTTCACTTCTTTGGGTCGGTTTCATAGAAGGACTGAGGATAATCCTTCCTGACGAAGTACTTGAGCTTAGATGGGTGTTCATACCGATTTTTCTTATCCTGATAATGATGTTTAGACCTCAGGGTATTTTAGGAAAAAAATACGGATGA
- a CDS encoding ABC transporter ATP-binding protein — MLEVKKIEVYYEVIKAIDQLSISVGRLETVAIIGANGAGKTTLLRTIAGLIKPKTGDITFEGKSIVNLKPYEIVKRGIVMVPEGRRVFSNLTVFENLDLGGYLIKDKKKKSELLEIVLTTFPRLRERLKQLAGTLSGGEQQMLAIGRALMGSPKVLLLDEPSMGLSPVITEEIFSLLKKIQRESEISIVLVEQNAHIALDVSKRVYILENGRVFMEGVSSELKTNPKVVEAYLGL; from the coding sequence ATGCTTGAGGTAAAAAAAATAGAAGTCTACTATGAAGTCATAAAAGCCATAGATCAGCTCTCGATAAGTGTTGGGAGGTTGGAGACGGTAGCCATAATAGGCGCAAACGGTGCGGGAAAGACAACCCTTTTGAGAACCATCGCCGGACTAATAAAGCCAAAAACTGGTGACATAACATTTGAAGGAAAAAGCATAGTCAATTTAAAACCCTATGAGATCGTAAAGAGGGGAATAGTTATGGTCCCCGAGGGAAGAAGAGTGTTTTCCAATCTGACGGTCTTCGAAAATCTCGATCTCGGTGGTTATCTCATTAAAGACAAAAAGAAAAAGTCAGAGCTTTTGGAAATCGTCCTTACCACTTTTCCTAGACTAAGAGAGAGACTTAAACAACTCGCAGGGACACTCTCAGGAGGGGAACAACAGATGCTTGCCATTGGGAGGGCCCTTATGGGTTCTCCTAAGGTCCTTTTACTTGACGAACCGTCGATGGGGCTCTCCCCCGTTATAACAGAAGAGATATTCTCGCTCCTAAAAAAGATACAAAGGGAAAGTGAAATCTCTATAGTTTTGGTAGAACAGAACGCTCACATTGCGCTAGATGTTTCTAAAAGGGTCTATATTTTAGAAAACGGAAGGGTCTTCATGGAAGGAGTATCCTCGGAATTAAAAACTAATCCAAAAGTTGTGGAAGCTTATCTAGGTTTATGA